The genomic DNA TAACCACAATGACTTGGTCGGCTTCAATGGCAAAGCGGGCTTCAAAGGTGTCCGTAGCGTTTTTCTCTAGCAGGTAGCGGAACAGTTCTGGCTCATTTTGTACCGGCAGGGACATCACTGTTGCCACAACTGTAAAAGTATCAGTGGGGTCTTCCCCAGTCATGCTCACCGCTACATCTACTGTGCCATAGCGAAACTTCCAACCTGTTTTGGCTTGATTGACCATTGCCGTCCCCTCTTCTGCCATGCTGGCAATGACGGTCTCGATCGTGTCTCTGTGACTCACCGTCTCCTCTACTTGCTCTAGCAGTTCTTCCGTCTCTTGAGCTGTCATTGTGGTCATAAATTTGCTGGAGAACTCTTCCAGGGTTAATATACTACAAGTAGCTGCGGGTCGCCCGATCGAGTTGCGCCATCTCGACATCCGTAAGCTCCCAGCCCAGGGCACCAGCGTTTTGGGAAGCTTGGTCACCGTTTTTTGCCCCCGGAATGGGAATTGCCCCTTTGCGGATCACCCAATTGAGGGCGACTTGGGCAGGGGTACGACCCTGTTGTTTGGCAATATCTTGCAGCAGACGAAATAGAGGTTGGAGTTGATCAAGACCCTTGGGACCAAAACGACCATCCAATTGCCTTGCTCCTTTGGGAGGATTAGTGTTTTTGTATTTGCATGTCAGTAGTCCTTGGGCAAGGGGACTGTAGGCAACTATTTTGATGCCCAGTTCTTGCGCTGTATCCAACACCCCATTACTTTCTATTTTGCGCACCAACAGAGAATAATTGACTTGGTTACTGACCAGAGGAATGCCCAAATCTGCCAAAATTTTGTGAGCAGCGCGCATCTGACTAGCAGAGTAGTTGCTGACTCCTAGGTACTTGATCTTGCCCTGCTTAACTGCCTTTGCCAGAACTTGGAGGAGTGTTTTCTCCGGGATGAGGAAGTGGAAGGGCCAGTGAATTTGATAGAGGTCTATACATTTCACCTGCAGACGGGCCAGACTGTTATCGATCGCTTTGTCAATCACATCAGTCCCAAAGCGCCAGGGAAAGGGAAAATACTTGGTGGCAATAAACAGGG from Pseudanabaenaceae cyanobacterium SKYG29 includes the following:
- a CDS encoding aldo/keto reductase → MQTVTIGSDTIPALGVGTWQWGDNLFWTYGKDYGAPQVKTAFDSAVAAGLTFFDTAEIYGNGESERLLGEFAKKTNRSLFIATKYFPFPWRFGTDVIDKAIDNSLARLQVKCIDLYQIHWPFHFLIPEKTLLQVLAKAVKQGKIKYLGVSNYSASQMRAAHKILADLGIPLVSNQVNYSLLVRKIESNGVLDTAQELGIKIVAYSPLAQGLLTCKYKNTNPPKGARQLDGRFGPKGLDQLQPLFRLLQDIAKQQGRTPAQVALNWVIRKGAIPIPGAKNGDQASQNAGALGWELTDVEMAQLDRATRSYL
- a CDS encoding YbjN domain-containing protein gives rise to the protein MSRWRNSIGRPAATCSILTLEEFSSKFMTTMTAQETEELLEQVEETVSHRDTIETVIASMAEEGTAMVNQAKTGWKFRYGTVDVAVSMTGEDPTDTFTVVATVMSLPVQNEPELFRYLLEKNATDTFEARFAIEADQVIVVSSRSVEDLSAAEISRIITIVATIADEYDEELKEKFPPLNPSA